A DNA window from Mesorhizobium sp. C432A contains the following coding sequences:
- a CDS encoding DMT family transporter — protein MTEALDGPGTTDTAAERTLGIMLVAASAAFFALTGVLTKSIHADPLTITCWRGFVGAILITFYVLWRRRRSGGRESLRLGWRGWLLALEGAAASIAFISAFKFTYVANVAVIYATAPFITALLAFVLVREPFRAQTLAAAAVSLCGVVIMVGSGFGSGHLFGDGLALLMTAGSALYMIMVRAFRDTPVVWAGAVSALLLFVLGWFVTDPLAISARDAVLLVAFGGSFAAASILWTEGSRLIPAPESGLLGAAEVPFAILFAFLFLGEIAPAASLIGGAIVLCAVFAHAGRDWLAARKSAATQ, from the coding sequence ATGACGGAAGCGCTCGACGGCCCAGGCACCACAGATACCGCTGCCGAGCGTACGCTCGGCATCATGCTGGTGGCGGCTTCGGCGGCTTTCTTCGCCCTCACCGGCGTGCTGACCAAATCGATCCACGCCGACCCGCTGACCATCACTTGCTGGCGCGGCTTTGTCGGCGCGATCCTGATCACCTTCTATGTGCTGTGGCGCCGGCGCCGCTCCGGCGGGCGGGAAAGCTTGCGGCTTGGCTGGCGCGGCTGGCTGCTGGCCCTCGAGGGCGCCGCGGCCAGCATCGCCTTCATCTCGGCGTTCAAATTCACCTATGTCGCCAATGTCGCGGTCATCTACGCCACCGCGCCTTTCATCACCGCGCTGCTCGCCTTCGTGCTGGTGCGCGAGCCGTTCCGGGCGCAGACGCTTGCCGCCGCCGCCGTTTCGCTGTGCGGCGTAGTGATCATGGTCGGCTCCGGCTTCGGCAGCGGTCATCTGTTTGGCGATGGGCTCGCGCTGCTGATGACCGCCGGCAGTGCGCTCTACATGATCATGGTGCGCGCCTTCCGCGACACGCCGGTGGTGTGGGCGGGCGCAGTCTCGGCGCTTCTGCTGTTCGTGCTCGGCTGGTTCGTCACCGACCCCCTGGCGATTTCTGCTCGCGACGCCGTGCTGCTCGTCGCCTTCGGAGGATCGTTCGCAGCGGCGTCGATCCTGTGGACAGAAGGCTCGCGGCTGATCCCGGCGCCTGAGTCCGGCCTTCTCGGTGCCGCCGAAGTGCCGTTTGCGATCCTGTTCGCCTTCCTGTTCCTCGGCGAGATCGCGCCGGCCGCCAGCCTGATCGGCGGCGCCATAGTACTCTGCGCGGTTTTCGCCCATGCGGGGCGCGACT